One Tunturibacter gelidoferens genomic region harbors:
- a CDS encoding prepilin peptidase, with protein sequence MKPYTHRVDQLGIVLFAAFLVGLLFGSFLNVCISRLPQHESVVHPRSRCLQCGVPIRWYDNIPLLSWVILRGRCRDCGQPISWRYFLVELATGLWFAVVTLEVTSSSSIGQYVQLSSEWWAVHILTGIGLAIVGFLLIGLMVMDWQTMILPDSFTLGGIAIALFLVCTQALFLGPNEDEVVLTKHHIQLTSPGGVVDRGNLFFTGPESLIFGRIAAVCGAALLLLLIRWLYKAVRHRDGMGLGDVKLLAMIAAFLGFWPAILSLFLGTLAAAVYGAALLARGKAGATSRLAFGSFLSIGGLVSALFGNYLINMYIALLR encoded by the coding sequence ATGAAACCGTATACTCATCGGGTGGACCAGCTCGGCATCGTTCTCTTCGCGGCGTTTTTGGTTGGACTTCTCTTTGGCAGCTTCCTCAATGTCTGTATCTCACGACTTCCGCAGCATGAGTCGGTCGTCCATCCGCGCTCACGGTGCCTGCAGTGTGGAGTGCCGATTCGCTGGTACGACAATATTCCGCTGCTGAGCTGGGTTATTCTTCGTGGCCGCTGCCGCGACTGCGGTCAACCTATCTCTTGGCGCTATTTTCTTGTAGAACTTGCCACCGGTTTATGGTTCGCAGTTGTCACACTTGAAGTGACGTCCTCTTCGTCTATCGGCCAATACGTTCAGCTTTCCTCGGAATGGTGGGCAGTTCATATACTGACCGGCATAGGTCTAGCAATCGTCGGCTTTCTCCTCATCGGCCTCATGGTGATGGACTGGCAGACGATGATCCTGCCTGACTCCTTCACGCTCGGCGGCATTGCCATTGCTCTCTTCCTCGTCTGCACCCAAGCCCTTTTCCTCGGCCCGAACGAAGATGAAGTTGTCCTGACCAAGCACCACATCCAGCTCACCAGTCCCGGCGGTGTGGTCGATCGCGGCAATCTCTTCTTTACCGGTCCGGAGAGCCTGATCTTCGGACGCATCGCGGCGGTCTGTGGAGCAGCACTTCTTCTGCTCCTCATCCGCTGGCTCTACAAGGCAGTTCGCCACCGCGACGGCATGGGCCTCGGTGACGTGAAGCTGCTTGCCATGATCGCGGCCTTTCTTGGTTTCTGGCCGGCGATCCTCTCTCTCTTTCTCGGAACCCTGGCCGCTGCGGTCTATGGTGCGGCACTTCTCGCGCGTGGCAAGGCAGGAGCGACCTCCAGACTTGCCTTCGGCAGCTTTCTTTCAATCGGCGGACTGGTAAGCGCGCTCTTCGGTAATTACCTGATCAATATGTACATAGCGTTGCTTCGATAG
- a CDS encoding carbohydrate porin, which produces MTRNLNRSRLLAGTCAMWLSASFFSAAQTQFATETTQPSQIDAPAPAAVQTDSPTMFPHWEHSRFFIGGQANIIFQAHGPFHSPYEGVNSLLPRGEYKTSLLGTLYLGAQVITDPKFALDALFDLESAGGRGDSEALGLAGFTNLDVVRNPNLGSTPYMARAQLHQTIGFTNKLVENSQTQFSVAREVPERRLEFHVGKMSLPDFLDINSIGSDSHLQFMNWTVDNNGAWDYAADTRGYTYGIVSEYDDKVWSARYALALMPTVANGIDLDWALRRASGQNWEFELRKPLLGRLLPPERKGTIRVLSYVNHAHMGLYRDSNKAFLAGEGTRPVIQNSERFGAVKYGFTFNAEQELTEDVRVFGRLGWNEGQHESFAYTEVDQTVEFGGDYSGRRWSRPNDKLGLVFVSNAIKKDHQAYLKLGGLGFLLGDGKLNYAREDILESYYNLHTWRGIYYALDLQFIEHPGYNQDRGPVLVESVRMHVDF; this is translated from the coding sequence ATGACACGAAACCTCAACCGGAGTCGCCTGCTTGCTGGCACATGCGCGATGTGGCTATCAGCCTCTTTTTTTTCGGCTGCGCAGACGCAGTTCGCAACAGAGACGACGCAGCCATCACAGATCGATGCTCCTGCTCCAGCCGCTGTTCAAACTGATTCCCCGACCATGTTTCCGCACTGGGAGCATTCACGATTTTTCATCGGCGGTCAGGCAAACATCATCTTCCAGGCGCATGGGCCCTTCCATTCGCCCTACGAGGGCGTCAACAGCCTGCTGCCCCGCGGCGAATACAAGACCTCCCTGCTCGGCACGCTTTATCTGGGTGCGCAAGTAATCACTGATCCGAAGTTCGCGCTGGACGCTCTCTTCGACCTCGAATCTGCAGGCGGCCGGGGCGACAGCGAGGCCCTGGGACTGGCCGGCTTCACGAATCTCGATGTGGTCCGTAATCCGAACCTCGGTTCGACACCCTACATGGCCCGCGCGCAACTCCATCAGACGATCGGCTTCACCAACAAGCTCGTAGAAAATTCGCAAACACAGTTTTCCGTAGCCCGCGAAGTGCCGGAGCGACGTCTGGAGTTCCACGTCGGCAAGATGAGCCTGCCCGACTTTCTCGACATCAACAGCATCGGCAGCGACAGCCATTTGCAGTTCATGAACTGGACCGTCGACAACAACGGTGCCTGGGACTATGCTGCCGACACTCGCGGCTACACCTATGGCATCGTCAGCGAATACGATGACAAGGTTTGGTCCGCACGATACGCGCTCGCACTGATGCCGACCGTAGCCAATGGGATCGATCTGGATTGGGCTCTTCGTCGTGCCAGCGGGCAGAACTGGGAGTTCGAGCTACGCAAGCCACTGCTCGGAAGGCTGCTACCGCCCGAACGCAAAGGCACCATCCGCGTCCTGAGCTACGTCAATCACGCTCACATGGGTTTGTATCGCGACTCCAACAAAGCTTTCCTCGCCGGCGAAGGTACACGGCCGGTCATCCAGAACTCTGAGAGATTCGGCGCGGTAAAGTACGGCTTCACCTTCAATGCCGAACAGGAGTTGACGGAGGATGTGAGGGTGTTTGGCCGTCTTGGATGGAACGAAGGTCAGCATGAGTCCTTTGCTTATACGGAGGTCGACCAGACGGTGGAGTTTGGCGGCGACTACTCTGGCCGCAGGTGGTCTCGTCCCAATGACAAGCTGGGTCTAGTCTTCGTCTCCAATGCCATTAAGAAAGATCACCAGGCGTACCTCAAGCTCGGAGGTCTCGGCTTTCTCCTGGGCGACGGCAAACTGAACTACGCCCGAGAGGACATTCTGGAGAGCTACTACAACCTCCATACCTGGCGCGGAATCTACTATGCGTTGGACCTGCAGTTCATCGAGCATCCGGGCTACAACCAGGATCGAGGTCCTGTGCTTGTCGAATCAGTCCGCATGCACGTCGATTTCTAA
- a CDS encoding metal/formaldehyde-sensitive transcriptional repressor yields MSHTKSAQIKLLNRVKKIRGQIDRVDRTLSSEDHECAEVLMLLAAARGGINGLMAEVLEDHIRLHLLRDGHAPLTPELGEDLIDLVRAYLK; encoded by the coding sequence ATGTCACACACAAAGTCGGCTCAGATCAAATTGCTCAACAGGGTCAAGAAGATTCGAGGCCAGATAGATCGTGTGGATCGCACCCTGTCGTCAGAGGATCACGAATGCGCCGAGGTGCTGATGTTACTCGCGGCGGCGCGTGGTGGAATCAACGGGCTGATGGCTGAGGTGCTTGAGGATCATATCCGGCTGCATCTGTTGCGCGACGGACATGCTCCTCTCACTCCAGAGTTAGGGGAAGATTTGATTGATCTCGTGCGCGCCTATCTCAAGTAA
- a CDS encoding DUF3185 domain-containing protein: MKAATIVGILLIVLGIIGYATGGLSFTHEKKVVDAGPVQISRKTQDTLPLSPILSTVSLIAGIGLVVVGAKSN, from the coding sequence ATGAAGGCAGCAACTATTGTTGGAATTCTCCTCATCGTCCTTGGCATCATCGGGTACGCCACCGGCGGACTCTCCTTCACACACGAGAAGAAGGTGGTCGACGCAGGACCGGTTCAGATCTCGCGTAAGACTCAGGACACCCTTCCGCTCTCTCCGATCTTGAGCACGGTCTCGCTCATTGCTGGGATTGGTCTGGTGGTAGTTGGAGCAAAGTCGAATTGA
- a CDS encoding thiazole synthase, which produces MKPLVIAGRAFQSRLIVGTGKYKDGAETQAAIEASGAEMVTVAVRRVNLDRTSESLLDFIDPRRYFLLPNTAGCYTADEAIRAARLGREVGLSDWVKIEVIGDQQTLYPDVQATLEATRVLVKEGFTVLPYTSDDIVFAKRLIDAGAAAVMPLGAPIGSGLGLQNTANLRILRELITEVPLIVDAGVGTASDAAVAMELGFDAVLMNTAIAAAKDPLLMAEAMQHAVLAGRQAFLAGRMQRKLYATASSPLEGISR; this is translated from the coding sequence ATGAAACCTCTGGTGATTGCAGGACGGGCCTTTCAGTCGCGGCTTATCGTCGGTACTGGCAAGTACAAAGATGGCGCAGAGACTCAGGCTGCTATTGAAGCCTCTGGAGCCGAGATGGTGACCGTCGCGGTTCGAAGGGTCAATCTCGATCGAACGAGTGAGTCACTGCTGGACTTCATTGATCCGAGGCGTTATTTTCTGTTGCCCAACACGGCTGGATGTTACACCGCCGACGAGGCGATTCGAGCAGCGCGACTGGGGCGCGAAGTGGGGCTGTCGGATTGGGTCAAGATCGAGGTGATCGGCGATCAGCAGACCCTCTATCCGGATGTGCAAGCTACGCTCGAGGCGACCCGCGTACTGGTCAAAGAAGGGTTCACCGTTCTGCCGTATACGTCGGACGATATTGTCTTCGCCAAGCGGCTGATTGACGCTGGTGCGGCGGCTGTTATGCCTCTGGGCGCACCCATCGGCAGCGGGCTTGGGCTGCAAAATACGGCCAACCTGCGCATTCTGCGGGAGCTGATCACCGAAGTGCCGTTGATCGTGGATGCAGGCGTTGGCACTGCCTCTGATGCTGCGGTCGCGATGGAGTTAGGCTTCGACGCCGTGCTGATGAACACCGCGATAGCTGCGGCGAAGGACCCCTTGCTGATGGCCGAGGCGATGCAGCACGCCGTGCTGGCAGGGCGGCAGGCCTTTTTGGCGGGCAGGATGCAACGAAAACTCTACGCTACGGCCAGCTCCCCGCTTGAAGGGATCTCCCGCTAG
- the ruvC gene encoding crossover junction endodeoxyribonuclease RuvC has product MRVFGIDCGTEFTGYGVVEVDCGARMPRLVHLAAGTIRLNKKEKTPQRLAQVYAELTALMTLHQPEIVAIEEVFFSANAKSALKLGQVRGVAMLAAATCGMPVAEYAPLSIKSSVVGYGLAAKEQVQFMVRRLLNNEDAFDSADAADALAIAICHIHTAQTLELEGARR; this is encoded by the coding sequence ATGCGAGTCTTCGGCATCGACTGCGGAACGGAGTTCACCGGCTACGGGGTGGTGGAGGTGGATTGCGGCGCCCGCATGCCTCGTCTCGTTCACCTGGCGGCCGGTACGATCCGGCTCAACAAGAAAGAGAAGACACCGCAGCGGCTGGCTCAGGTTTACGCTGAGCTGACTGCCTTGATGACTCTGCACCAGCCGGAGATCGTCGCTATCGAGGAGGTCTTCTTCTCGGCGAATGCAAAGTCTGCACTAAAGCTTGGCCAGGTGCGAGGGGTCGCGATGCTGGCCGCGGCGACCTGTGGAATGCCAGTGGCCGAGTATGCGCCGCTCTCGATAAAAAGCTCGGTGGTGGGCTATGGGTTGGCCGCCAAAGAGCAGGTGCAGTTCATGGTGAGGCGTCTACTCAACAACGAAGACGCCTTCGATTCCGCAGATGCAGCCGACGCGCTCGCGATTGCGATCTGCCATATCCACACCGCGCAGACACTTGAACTCGAGGGCGCGCGCCGATGA